Proteins encoded within one genomic window of Cucumis sativus cultivar 9930 chromosome 3, Cucumber_9930_V3, whole genome shotgun sequence:
- the LOC101209307 gene encoding F-box protein PP2-A11 codes for MGLNFSLFFRLHNGSHPPSPSPFPGLGDLPESCAADVLKYLTPVEICVLGKMNRAFRAASWADFVWDSKLPSNYSVLVQRLIGDVALIMSKREIYTRLCRLNPLDGGNKNVWLDKYSGGICLSISSMDLRITGIDDRRYWNRISTEESRFHTVAYLQQIWWFEVGGEVEFPFPPGSYSLYFRLQLGRTSKRFGRRIYNLEHVHGWNIKPVQFQLWTSDGQHAKTQCYLEEAGKWTLHHAGNFNVDARNESTRIKFSMTQIDCTHTKGGLCLDSVLIFPVEYKQRSSQRC; via the exons atgggtcttaatttctctctttttttccgCCTCCATAATGGCTCTCACCCACCGTCCCCCTCGCCCTTCCCCGGTCTCGGAGACCTGCCGGAGAGCTGTGCGGCGGATGTTTTGAAGTATTTGACTCCCGTGGAGATTTGTGTACTTGGGAAGATGAATCGGGCTTTTCGTGCCGCGTCTTGGGCTGATTTCGTTTGGGATTCTAAGTTGCCCTCTAATTATAGTGTTCTTGTTCAACGACTGATTGGGGATGTTGCTTTGATTATGAGTAAAAGAGAGATTTATACGAGACTTTGTCGGCTCAATCCATTAGATGGTGGAAATAAG AATGTTTGGCTGGATAAATATTCAGGTGGTATTTGCTTATCGATTTCTTCTATGGATTTGAGGATTACTGGGATTGATGATCGGAGGTATTGGAATCGTATCTCCACTGAAGAATCGAG GTTCCACACCGTTGCATATCTTCAGCAAATATGGTGGTTTGAAGTTGGTGGAGAGGTGGAGTTTCCGTTTCCACCAGGAAGTTACAGCCTATATTTCAGGCTGCAATTGGGTCGGACATCAAAGAGATTTGGCCGTCGAATCTATAACCTTGAGCACGTTCATGGTTGGAACATAAAGCCCGTGCAATTCCAGCTTTGGACCTCAGATGGTCAGCATGCGAAAACTCAATGCTATTTAGAAGAAGCTGGGAAATGGACTCTTCATCATGCAGGTAATTTCAATGTCGATGCTCGAAACGAATCGACGAGAATCAAATTCTCTATGACTCAGATCGACTGCACGCACACAAAAGGTGGGCTCTGTTTAGATTCGGTGCTGATTTTCCCAGTGGAGTATAAACAGAGATCCTCCCAGCGTTGTTGA